A window of the Falco rusticolus isolate bFalRus1 chromosome 1, bFalRus1.pri, whole genome shotgun sequence genome harbors these coding sequences:
- the ZGRF1 gene encoding protein ZGRF1 isoform X2 yields the protein MASQEFTVLYTHQKMKKSKTWQDGILRITTGRNKAILFDDKGQCLESIFVKSQVNAGDNLEGERYLITVEAVKLNEKSFEDQPRKAEAPAVDRNGVKPGVLPPRHLSVGLKRKFTGFQGPRQVGKKILAMEDGLKSMTLPLSKQCQGTLSSKFYVTSPLFSTVSKKDTETNMFADFHEDVCMGNDTEHMSVSSLLSAPFLDRCEKAEKQNSDQSIVKPEPSQITGDTKSSSQTAGHRAASGNIRSTAQIIALLKSKPTQGCREQTPAVTECLSRFQASGNTGSLHKSTILHGFSGNSAKRLMQNIQDLPFTKGTVNDKKEWNAEMLLNSSEQPCVKEVTRHDKEADNLSHDLQDPCNTNSCFLPESIVSRMSDSQFVLSSGDVSCSASPITSEKKHSRYRGRSVTSSPKEDSSVKLQSELQPRQNPGEPSDLQLSEDLTLTETGIVKEELSTHGKDCGLGEQMMEVNFSLLEAFDFNDTNNEDLCERDVSKLTEGGMLSQSPDCLTEDDVAQNAALRLHSCCQVVTHSKNGEVKCSTSDGENDGNPCAGVMPSQLCDSDVGDTGTIAEDSANQTRFEVELLDDGCNIKEINEGQLNTEGTNKKDLDGCAVCTVNGMSQIKSKHSDLFPGDVNVNECHPKLSTFEKTGSISCISTSRITSAVDKKTEDDVIQLGCLKSPDVDLERFWGTKTDDIKPGSPLLALSQNLDPSYGSFQYIADHQDVFGVSHREDALISRSSVCPLGKGHSSLHETEIDENDFESLESINASQEACKGERIGTDCLKCMAMADNSSDLPDLVNNITLLRALTQHSTALESLQKIEENNSTLYEAETSKEIFEHLVKAKAIKQFTEIPYSESIQASSGSYFDSSGLMPNCVDNLLQKTEACILPAAAQRQPWTSDCQLKSPGSRSPHEGDIREENFEKQSNVIEESRIDQSPLALNMYSEVLPRTVSDSISHSDLRQTQWTSWEPDKVISSVELTSPLNPDSTFSPASGSGETIGDMQEPLIHRMLPTQEKSSYPGECNLSRFKRPVKTRARVPFVSLPATEKVPDAVYPTDSEEVQQSFESSVVNLCNESAVFPISAFGPGDRNYETSVFGEYTEDEQREFVQSVFPNLTSQYRQSKWLKYQNMAQCDLIAQNSDDSEVTDDICAENVLGMLLGDTGESSAVNKSAPGSACLLTAKSMLDKCCANTSKEDFISERKLLSLHLSQTPLAEATQKVLSHLSCYTVTGYGQDITISELSFPNVDKVKYADLPKRKISIPTVFESHVHYKQIFKAALTEQLNIMLFGLSQRLHKALSKVDVSFYTSLKDGQSMSKESCVPLCSHMRPAKLVMVKKEGQNKGRLFYTCDAPKSEQCLFFKWIEDVNPSQIKSRPSAVLHDMKSVGTYLRSQNIALYEGCQLLVRKAFEVQAQRCSKFKKFMNTPDRFDGDSKKKLYLKLSRKEHYSFYSKDDIWVISKTLNFDPLDTFIASSAFFGPSSNNEVELLPLKGYCPSNWRSNMIVHALLVCNASGELTALRNMEEHFNPSTLPLMPYLLKMNFRSENATNRVNKRKFIPPAINLKRTMTYGPVSTEVAMELAKKMIQTFLLNPDQATSLIRIAQMMTSCENLKPVEEHQILPITIIHGVFGAGKSYLLSVVILFLVQLFESSEATKGPRPAQWKLLIASSTNVAIDRILQGLLDLGFEDFIRVGSIRKITKAILPHSLHAGSGNDNEQLKELLALMKEDLTPTEKMYVRKSIEQHKLGTNKTILQQVKVVGVTCAACPFPCLNALKFPVVMLDECSQITEPASLLPIARFQCEKLVLVGDPKQLPPTIQGSESVHEKGLEQTLFDRLCLMGHKTILLRTQYRCHPAISAIANELFYEGNLIDGVSEKDRSPLLDWLPTLCFYNVNGVEQIERDNSFYNMAEVHFAVKLIQALVASGIKGSAIGLITLYKSQMCKTQNLLSDIHSEAFELKAVQVSTVDAFQGAEKEIIVLSCVRTRQIGFIDSEKRMNVALTRAKRHLLIVGNLACLSRNRLWGRVIHHCKGWENGLQHASQCEQQLNEILTCYLEKREEEAQKN from the exons ATGGCTTCTCAAGAATTTACT GTGTTATATACTcaccaaaaaatgaaaaaatcaaaaacGTGGCAAGATGGAATTCTGAGGATTACAACTGGCAGAAATAAG gCTATCTTGTTTGATGATAAAGGACAATGTTTGGAGAGTATTTTTGTGAAATCTCAG GTGAATGCTGGAGATAATTTAGAAGGTGAACGATATTTGATCACAGTGGAAGCAGTAAAATTGaatgaaaaatcttttgaagatcagccaaggaaagcagaagctcCAGCAGTGGATAGAAATGGTGTAAAACCTGGTGTTCTGCCTCCACGACATCTGTCTGTTGGCTTGAAAAGGAAGTTTACA GGTTTCCAAGGGCCACGCcaagttggaaagaaaatactagCAATGGAAGACGGATTAAAATCAATGACGTTACCTTTATCTAAGCAGTGTCAGGGTACTTTGTCATCCAAGTTTTATGTTACCTCTCCATTATTTTCTACAGTTTCTAAGAAGGATACAGAAACAAATATGTTTGCAGACTTTCATGAAGATGTGTGTATGGGTAACGATACAGAGCACATGTCTGTCTCCTCACTGCTTTCTGCTCCATTTCTTGACAGATGTGAGaaggcagagaagcaaaactCTGATCAGTCCATTGTGAAGCCAGAACCTTCTCAAATTACTGGGGACACCAAATCTAGTAGTCAGACAGCTGGTCACAGGGCAGCATCAGGCAACATAAGGAGCACAGCACAGATAATTGCTCTTTTGAAGTCTAAACCAACGCAAGGATGCAGAGAGCAAACACCCGCAGTCACAGAATGCCTTTCTAGGTTTCAGGCATCAGGAAACACAGGTAGCTTACATAAGAGCACAATCCTGCATGGTTTTTCAGGCAACAGTGCCAAAAGACTCATGCAAAATATTCAGGACCTGCCTTTTACGAAGGGAACTGTAAATGATAAAAAGGAATGGAATGCTGAAATGCTTCTAAATTCATCTGAACAACCTTGTGTTAAAGAAGTCACAAGACATGACAAAGAGGCAGATAATTTAAGTCACGACTTACAAGATCCCTGCAATACAAATAGTTGCTTCCTACCTGAATCCATTGTAAGTAGAATGAGTGACAGTCAGTTTGTCCTATCCTCAGGTGACGTTTCATGTTCAGCAAGTCCAAtcacctctgaaaaaaaacactcCAGATACAGAGGACGTTCAGTGACTAGCAGTCCTAAGGAGGATTCATCTGTGAAGTTGCAAAGTGAGCTTCAGCCCAGACAAAATCCAGGAGAGCCTAGTGATCTGCAGCTCTCTGAGGACTTAACATTGACTGAAACTGGAATTGTAAAGGAGGAATTAAGTACACATGGCAAAGACTGTGGTCTGGGTGAACAGATGATGGAGGTTAACTTCAGTCTACTGGAGGCTTTTGATTTTAATGACACCAACAATGAAGACCTGTGTGAAAGAGATGTGAGTAAACTCACTGAAGGAGGCATGCTTTCACAAAGTCCAGATTGCTTAACAGAAGATGATGTAGCACAAAATGCTGCACTGAGGCTTCATTCTTGCTGTCAAGTAGTGACGCACAGTAAAAATGGAGAAGTCAAATGTTCAACATCTGATGGAGAGAATGATGGAAATCCCTGCGCTGGGGTTATGCCATCTCAGCTTTGCGACAGCGATGTCGGAGATACAGGGACAATTGCAGAAGACTCTGCAAACCAGACCAGATTTGAAGTGGAACTTTTGGATGATGGATgcaacataaaagaaattaatgaaggCCAATTAAATACTGAAGGCACAAACAAGAAGGATCTTGATGGCTGTGCAGTGTGTACCGTTAATGGCATGTCACAGATAAAAAGCAAGCACTCTGATCTCTTTCCTGGAGACGTAAATGTTAATGAATGTCACCCTAAACTGAGTACGTTTGAGAAAACTGGAAgtatttcatgtatttctacCAGCAGAATAACTTCTGCAGTGGACAAAAAGACCGAAGATGATGTTATACAGCTTGGATGCCTGAAATCCCCAGATGTTGATTTAGAGCGCTTCTGGGGTACTAAGACTGATGACATTAAACCAGGTAGTCCTTTGCTGGCTTTGTCACAAAACTTAGATCCTAGCTATGGCTCATTCCAATATATTGCAGACCACCAAGACGTGTTTGGTGTTTCACATAGGGAAGATGCTTTAATTTCCAGAAGTTCTGTCTGTCCTTTAGGAAAAGGCCATTCATCTCTACACGAAACAGAAATAGATGAAAATGACTTTGAAAGTTTAGAGAGCATAAATGCCTCTCAGGAAGCCTGCAAAGGTGAAAGAATAGGAACGGATTGCCTGAAATGCATGGCAATGGCTGACAATTCATCAGATCTTCCTGATTTGGTAAACAATATCACTCTTCTAAGAGCTTTGACTCAACATAGCACAGCATTAGAAAGCTTACAAAAGATTGAGGAAAATAATAGCACATTATATGAAGCAGAGACTTCTAAAGAGATATTTGAACACCTTGTGAAGGCTAAAG CTATAAAACAGTTTACGGAAATACCTTACTCAGAAAGTATACAGGCATCTTCCGGTTCATACTTTGATTCTTCTGGCCTTATG CCCAACTGTGTGGAcaatttattacagaaaacagaggcATGTATTCTACCAGCAGCAGCCCAAAGACAGCCTTGGACATCTGACTGCCAACTAAAA TCTCCAGGTTCAAGAAGTCCTCATGAGGGTGATATCAGAGAAgagaattttgaaaagcagtctAATGTTATTGAAGAGTCAAGAATAGATCAGTCCC CGTTGGCATTGAATATGTATTCTGAAGTTCTACCACGGACAGTGTCAGACTCAATTTCACATTCTGATTTGAGACAAACACAGTGGACTTCATGGGAACCTGACAAG GTGATATCATCAGTGGAACTGACTTCCCCGCTTAATCCAGACTCTACATTTTCTCCAGCTTCAGGAAGTGGGGAAACTATTGGAGATATGCAAGAGCCTCTGATACACAGGATGTTGCCAA CACAGGAGAAATCCAGCTATCCAGGGGAATGCAACCTCTCAAGATTCAAACGCCCAGTTAAAACACGAGCTCGAGTTCCGTTTGTCAGTCTTCCTGCCACTGAGAAGGTTCCCGATGCAGTTTATCCAACTGACAGTGAGGAGGTCCAGCAATCTTTTGAGTCTTCAGTAGTCAATTTATGCAACGAGTCAGCGGTATTTCCTATTAGTGCTTTTGGCCCTGGGGACAGAAATTATGAAACCTCTGTGTTTGGAGAGTATACGGAAGATGAACAAAGGGAGTTTGTACAATCAGTATTCCCTAATTTGACTTCACAATATAGACAAAGCAAGTGGCTAAAATATCAAAACATGGCTCAGTGTGACTTGATAGCTCAAAATAGTGATGATAGCGAAGTGACTGATGACATCTGTGCTGAGAATGTCCTTGGAATGCTGCTGGGTGATACAGGAGAGAGCAGTGCCGTGAATAAAAGCGCTCCCGGCTCTGCATGTCTACTGACAGCAAAGAGCATGCTTGATAAATGCTGTGCAAATACCAGCAAGGAAGATTTCATTTCAGAGAGGAAGTTACTTTCTCTGCACTTAAGTCAGACACCTTTGGCTGAAGCAACACAAAAGGTGTTAAGTCATCTGAGCTGCTACACTGTAACAGGATACGGCCAG gACATAACAATTTCTGAGTTGTCTTTTCCTAATGTGGATAAAGTAAAATATGCTGATCTTCCTAAAAGAAAGATTTCCATACCAACTGTTTTTGAGTCTCATGTTCActacaaacagatttttaaagctgctctgACAG AGCAATTAAACATAATGCTATTTGGGTTGTCACAAAGATTACACAAAGCTCTTTCAAAAGTGGATGTATCATTTTACACATCACTGAAAGATGGGCAAAGCATGAGCAAAGAAAGCTGCGTTCCACTCTGCAGTCACATGCGTCCTGCTAAGCTTGTTATGGTTAAAAAAGAAGGTCAAAACAAG gGTCGTTTGTTCTATACCTGTGATGCCCCAAAATCTGagcagtgtttgtttttcaagtggATAGAAGATGTGAACCCCTCGCAGATAAAATCCAGACCTAGTGCAGTGCTTCATGATATGAAAAGTGTTGGGACATACCTCAGAAGTCAAAATATTGCTCTCTATGAGGGATGCCAGCTCTTGGTGAG GAAAGCCTTTGAAGTTCAAGCACAACGGTGTAGTAAGTTCAAGAAATTTATGAATACACCTGATAGATTTGATGGTGATTCCAAAAAAAAGTTGTACCTCAAACTAAGTAGAAAGGAGCATTATTCTTTCTATAGCAAAG ATGATATTTGGGTTATTTCGAAGACTTTGAATTTTGATCCTCTTGATACTTTCATTGCAAGTAGTGCTTTCTTTGGACCATCCTCCAACAATGAAGTGGAATTACTACCACTGAAAGGCTACTGTCCCTCAAACTGGCGATCAAATA TGATTGTTCATGCCTTGCTGGTTTGTAATGCTAGTGGTGAGCTTACAGCTTTAAGGAATATGGAGGAGCACTTCAATCCATCTACGTTACCACTAATGCCATATCTATTAAAGAT GAATTTTCGTTCTGAAAATGCTACTAATAGagtcaacaaaagaaaatttattccaCCTGCCATCAACCTGAAACGCACAATGACGTATGGACCCGTCAGCACTGAAGTGGCAATGGAACTAGCTAAAAAGATGATCCAAACGTTCTTGTTGAACCCAGATCAAGCTACATCACTGATTCGGATAGCTCAGATGATGACCTCATGTGAAAATCTCAAACCAGTGGAAGAACACCAGATCTTGCCTATCACAATTATACATG GTGTTTTTGGAGCTGGCAAGAGCTATCTGCTGTCTGTTGTGATTTTGTTCTTAGTACAGCTCTTTGAAAGTAGTGAAGCTACCAAGGGTCCAAGGCCAGCTCAGTGGAAACTTCTGATTGCTTCTTCCACTAATGTTGCCATAGACAGGATACTGCAGGG TCTACTTGATCTTGGATTTGAGGATTTTATCAGAGTGGGAAGTATTAGGAAAATCACCAAAGCAATTCTTCCCCATAG tttACATGCTGGCTCAGGAAACGATAATGAGCAGTTAAAAGAGCTGCTTGCTCTCATGAAAGAAGATTTAActccaactgaaaaaatgtatgtaaGGAAGAGTATCGAGCAACATAAACTGGGGACCAATAAAACTATACTGCAACAG GTAAAAGTGGTTGGAGTGacctgtgctgcctgcccgTTCCCTTGTCTGAATGCTCTTAAGTTTCCTGTAGTGATGCTGGATGAGTGCAGTCAGATAACCGAAcctgcttctctccttcctATTGCAAG GTTTCAGTGTGAAAAGCTAGTCCTTGTTGGAGACCCTAAGCAATTACCACCAACTATTCAAGGGTCTGAGAGTGTTCATGAAAAGGGATTGGAGCAGACTCTCTTTGACCGGCTTTGCTTAATG GGACATAAAACAATACTTCTTCGGACACAGTACCGATGTCACCCTGCTATTAGTGCCATAGCCAACGAGCTGTTCTACGAAGGAAATCTGATAGATGGTGTTTCCGAGAAAGATAGAAGTCCTTTATTGGATTGGCTTCCAACACTATGTTTTTATAATGTTAACGGGGTAGAGCAA ATTGAAAGAGACAACAGCTTTTATAACATGGCAGAAGTTCATTTTGCAGTCAAGCTCATCCAGGCTCTAGTTGCAAGTGGAATAAAAGGATCTGCAATTGGTCTGATTACTCTTTATAAATCACAGATGTGTAAG ACTCAGAATTTGCTTAGCGACATACACTCTGAGGCTTTTGAACTTAAAGCTGTCCAGGTGTCCACTGTAGATGCATTCCAAGGAGCTGAGAAGGAGATCATTGTTCTGTCGTGTGTAAGAACAAGACAAATTGGGTTCATCGACTCAGAAAAGAGGATGAACGTTGCACTGACGAGAGCAAAGAGGCACCTGTTGATTGTTGGAAATCTGGCCTGTTTAAGTAGGAACAGACTGTGGGGAAGAGTAATTCATCACTGCAAAG GATGGGAAAATGGATTGCAACATGCAAGCCAGTGTGAGCAGCAGCTAAACGAAATTCTTACATGTTACTTGGAGAAACGGGaggaagaagcacagaaaaattaa